The stretch of DNA GACTTCGAACGCCTCGCGAAGATCGCGAAGAGCGTCGGCGCGTATCTGATGGTCGACATGGCGCACTACGCGGGTCTCATCGCGGCGGGCGTCTACCCGAACCCGGTGCCGCACGCGGACTTCGTGACGACGACCACGCACAAGAGCCTGCGCGGCCCGCGCGGCGGCGTGATCCTGATGAAGGCCGAGTACGAGAAGCCGATCAACTCGGCGATCTTCCCGGGCATCCAGGGCGGTCCGCTGATGCACGTGATCGCCGGCAAGGCCGTTGCGTTCAAGGAAGCGCTGTCGCCGGAATTCAAGGAATACCAGCAGCGCGTCGTCGACAACGCGCGCGTGCTCGCGGAAACGCTGGTGAAGCGCGGCCTGCGCATCGTGTCCGGCCGTACCGAAAGCCACGTGATGCTGGTCGACCTGCGCGCCAAGAAGATCACCGGCAAGGCTGCGGAAGCCGCGCTCGGCGCCGCGCACATCACGGTGAACAAGAACGCGATCCCGAACGATCCGGAAAAGCCGTTCGTGACGAGCGGCGTGCGCCTCGGCTCGCCGGCGATGACGACGCGCGGCTTCGGCGTGAAGGAAGCCGAGCAGGTCGGCAACCTGATCGCCGACGTGCTCGACAATCCGGAAGACGCGGCGACGATCGAGCGCGTGCGCGCGCAGGTCGCCGAGCTGACGAAGCGCTTCCCGGTCTATCGCTGATCCGTCATGCGCTGCCCCTTCTGCCGGCACGAGGACACGCAGGTCGTCGATTCCCGCGTGTCCGAGGACGGCGCCGCGATCCGGCGCCGTCGCCGCTGTCCGTCCTGCGACAAGCGTTTTACGACGTACGAGCGGGTCGAGCTGGCGATGCCGGCCGTGGTCAAGAAGGACGGCAGCCGCACCGAATTCGACCGCCGCAAGATCGCGGCCAGCATGAAACTCGCGCTGCGCAAGCGCCCGGTTTCGGCTGACGCGATCGACGAGGCGGTCGCCCGCATCGAATATCAACTGCTCGGCAGCGGCGAGCGCGAGGTGCGCAGCGAGCGCCTCGGCGAACTCGTGATGGCCGAACTGCGCGAACTCGACAAGGTCGCGTTCGTGCGGTTCGCATCCGTCTACCGGCGCTTCGAGGACGTCTCCGAATTCGAGGACGTGATCGAGGAATTCCGCCGCATGGCCGGCCCGGCCGCGCCCGCGAAGCCGACCGGCAAGCGCTGAGTTTTCGCGCAGATTCATTTTCCTTCCTCGCCGTTCTTCTCTTCACGCGACCATTGTTGCGTGCCTCGGCACGCGCCGATAGCTGGCCGTTCGGCCGATTGTCGCGTCCCGTTCCGATCGCTAGATTGTCTGCAACGAATCGACATGAGGATTGCAGATGAAATCGCCTCGACCGTGGTCGCGTGGATGCAGCGGCGTCACGCTGATTGAATCGATGATCGTCGTGGTGCTGCTCGCACTGTGCGCGACCGTCGCGACGCCGACGTTCGTTGCATGGCGCGTGCGCGACCAGATCGACGCGCGCGCGGGCGCGTTGCTCGGCACGCTCGCGTACGCGCGCGGCGAGGCGATCCGGCGTCAGACGCGCATCATCGTTTGCCGGATCGATGCACAGCGCAACTGTCTTGCGGCGGGTGCCGCGTGCCCGTCGTCCGGGCTGCTCGACTGGTCGTGCGGCTGGGCCGTGATGGCGGGGAGCGAAGGCGCGTGGCGGCCGCTGCGCATTCAGTCCGGGCTGGATGAAATCGGCGTGGCGTCGCCGTTGACGAACATCGCGTTCACGCCGCCCGCCGGACAGGCGATCGGCACGCTGCGGCATTTCGAGGTCGCGCCTCGTGCTTCCTCTGTTGCTCCCGCGAAGGATGGGCGATGGCGGCGCTGCATTCGCATCGCATCCGGCGGGCGGGCGCGCATCAGTGACGGCCTGTGCGAGGCTTCGTGATGAAACTGCTGCGAGCGCATGGGCAGGCGAGGGGATCGACGCTTCTCGAAGTCGCGCTAGCCGTGGCCATCATGGCGGCCAGCGGTGTCGGGCTGATCGCGACGCAACTGTCGCTGTCGCGGCATGCGCAAACGGCGGCGGTTCGTGCGCAGGCGGTGTTCATTGCCGATGCGCTGGCGGAGGCGGCTGTTGAAGGAAGCTCGGGTATTGGCGCTGGCGATCAGTGGAGAACGCGTGCTTCGGTCGTGATACCCGGCGGTGCGGTGTCGATCGCGTCGGCGGGTATCGATGCGTCGGTCGCGACAGTGACGTGGCCCGCAAAGCCGTACGGATCTGCCGCCGCGCCGCAGCCGTGTGCTGGTGCGCCGGCATCGCCGGGCCGCGAATGCGCATCGCTCACGTTCGCGCGATGAGGCCGCGCTGTCCGCTTACCGTGCGCGCGAGTCGCGGCCATACGTTGCTCGAATTGATGATCGCGGCGGCGCTCGGCATCGTCGTGGTCGCCGGCACGGTTGCGGCGTACCGCTCGCAGCGCGCGGCATTTGCGTATGCGGCCGACGCCGCGCGCATCCATGATGCCGGCATGAACGCGCTGCTGCTGATCGGCGAGCAGATCCAGATGGCGGGGTTCGAGCCGGCCGATTCGACCGACGACGTTGTCGCCGCGCCGCTGTTCGGCTGTACGTCCGGGCGTCCGGTCGTCGCGCACGACACCGTCACGTGCGAGCCGTTGTCGAGCCGGTCAGACGGCATCGCGGTCCGTTATGTCGGCGATGGCGAATCGACGTGGCTGTCCGCGACCGGACAGGTGACGGACTGCCTGGGGCAAGCGGTCGGCCCGCCTGGCGCGACCGTCGTGAACCGCTTCTACGCGAAGCCGGGTGCGTCGACCGGCGAGCCGGAACTGTATTGCGAAGGCGCCGGCAACGAAGGCACGGCGCAGCCGTTGGTCGAAGGCGTCGAACGGTTGCGGCTTCGATACTGGCTCGACGGCGCGGCACAGGCAGTCGATGCGTCGGCGCTGACTTCCGATCAATGGGCGATGGTCGCGGCCGTCGATCTTTGCGTGCTCGTACGTGGAGCGGCATTGGGCCGGCGCGTTCGTTACGTCGATTGCGACGGCGTGTCGTCGGCGGCCGACGACGGGCGCGCGAGGCGGGCGTTCCGGCGGCACGTCGCGATTCGCAACAGGCCGGGGGCGCAGCCATGACTGAGCGAAGGTCTTTGCTCATCCGGTGCTGCATGCGGTTGGGGCGGAAGCAGCAAGGCATCGCATTGCCGATCGTGCTGATGATCGTCGCGATGATGCTCGTCACGTCGTCCGCGTGGTTCGAATCGGCGTTGCTCGACGCGCGCAACGCGAGCGCGACGGCCGATCATCAGCAGGCGTTCCATGCAGCCGATTCGGCGCTGCGGCTTTGCGCCCGTGCGTTGATGTCCGGAGCGATGGTCGCGCCGCTTCCGCCCGACGAGTCCGGCGAGCCATCCGCATGGCGTCAGCCGCGCGATTTCGACGCACGCGCCGTTGTTCCGATCGAACCATGGCCGGGCTCGGTGCGGTCGCCACAGTGCATGATCGAGAGCTGGAAGCTCGAAACGCGTCCGGAAGCCCGCGCATTCCTGTTGACCGCGCGCGGCTTTGGCGCGTCGGTCGACGCGCAGAGCTGGCTTCAGCTTCAACTGGTGATCGACGGAACCGATGTCGAGTCGCACTGGCGGCGTGTCGTCGCGAGGCCGTTCTGATGTCACGTCACAGGGGTGAACAGGAAGCGACGGTGCGTGACAGCGGGTTCACGCTGCTGGAACTCGTCGTCGCGCTGGCGATTGCGGCGATCGTCGCCGCGTTTGCGTTGCCGGCTTATCACGGGCAGATCGCTCGCGGACATCGCACCGATGCGATCACCGCGCTTTATCGCGCCGCGCAGTTCGCCGACACTGCCGCGCCGGATGCGAACACGCTGCCGGCGGGCCTCGATCAGTCGCCGTCGTCAGGCGTGGCGGTGTATCGATTGAGTCTGTCGCGGGGCGACGAAACGAACGGCGGGTATGTGATCGAAGCGCGTCCGACCGAGCCCGGACCGATGCGGGACGACGCGTGCGGCACGTTCCGGCTCGATGCCACGGGCACGAGAACGAATGTCCCGCCGGGCGACGCATCCGCGCCGACGCTCGGTGAATGCTGGCGGGATCGTTAAGCGCAGCGGCGTGAGACAGGCGACAGGTTCACTCTTCGTCGATGCCCGAACTGCGTGCGGAAGTCCGTCGCTGTTGCCGGATCTGCTGCCACACGCGATACGCTTCCCAAGCGGTGAACGCGATGCCGGTCCACTTGATCAGCGGCCGCGCGGTCGAGACGACGCTTGCGCGCAGCGGCTTCGCGAGTATCAGCGATACGAGCGAACTGAGCATCGGATATTGCTTGAGCAACCCGCCGACCGTCGAACCCAGCGGGCCGCCGCGTTGCTTGCCGAAGCCCGGAACGAGGAAGCGCAGCCAGCTGAAATGCGTGACCGCTTCGCGCAGGTGCACGTACGATTCGAGCAGTTCGGCCCGCTCGACGTCCGCGCGCACGATCAGCAGCTCTTTGCGCAGCGCGCGCAGTTGCGGCGTCGAAAGCTCTTTCGCGGGCGGGCGCTTCGGGCGGAACGTGGAGTCCGGATGGGATTGGCTCATGGCGGATCGTCGGCGGGCGGTGAGGGCGGAAGCGTAACGGGCAGTGGCCGGCTAGTGCTTGCGGAACAGCTCGTGGTCTTTCTCGAATTCGTTCAGCGTCGCCTGGAACATCAGCGGCGCATTGCGCAGCCCCTGGCGCGCTTTCACGCCGCAGACGATCGCGGCAAGCGCATACACCGCGGTGATGCCGGCGAGCGCCTGCCAGCGATAGGTGTCCCAGAACGCAATCGCGATCAGTGCGGTCAGCGCGATCAGCGCGAGGGTCGCGAGCAGCGTGGCCGCGAGCCCGAGAAAGAGCACCCCGATCAGGCGGTCCTTTTCCTCGGCCAGTTCGATGCCGATCAGTTCGAGCCTCGTTTCGAGGATCGAGAACACGGCACCGATGATGCGGCGCAGCGGACCGTGCTCCGCTCGCTGCGATTGGCTGTCTGTCGTCATGGCAAGAGGCGGTTGCGCATCGGGATGCGCGGCTGAGAGAGGGCGGACGCACGCTGTGCGCCCACCCCGATCCACGCGGCGCGCGTGCGCGAACCGCTTGTCGCTGTATTAGCTGCTTACTTGCGGTTGATCAATAGTCCGATCAACACGCCGACGCCGGCGGCGATGCCGATCGACGTCCACGGATGCTCGTGCACGTAGTCGTCGGTCGCGCGCGCGGCCTTCTTGCCTTTTTCGACCACGACGACCTGGACGTCGGCTGCCTTTTCCTTCGCTTGCTTCAGGCGCGTCAACGCCGTTTCGCGCAGTTCGGACGCGCGTTCGCCAGTTGCGCTGGCGGCCTGCTTCAGCAGGTCCTCTGCGTCCGCGAGAACGGTTTTGATATCCGACATCAGTCTCTCCTTGTTGACTTCTGACATTGACTGCTCCCTTCGTGTCACGCCACGCGTGAATCGTAACAAAGAAACGGCTGCTGGCGAGCGCGGCGCGCCGCCTTCAGTTGCGCGCTCGCACGAACCGTTCCCGATGACTGCCCGTCGTGTTCGCAACGAGTCGTTCATGATCGAACGACGTGCGGATCGATTGACGTTGATCTGGCCCGTTAAGTTTCCACGATAACGGACAAAATTACAAAAACTCATAACGGTGTGAGCCGATGTTCGTTCGCGGTGCGCAGCGGCTCCCGTATGCTTTAAAGTTGTGAATTCCCACAGCCGCTGGACGCGAGTGCGCGTCCGCACCGTTCAAGGAGCTGCATCATGAGTCTACGTCTTGGCGACACCGCGCCCGACTTCGAGCAGGATTCGAGCATCGGCCGTATCCGTTTTCATGAGTGGCTGGGCGATAGCTGGGGCGTGCTGTTTTCCCACCCG from Paraburkholderia caballeronis encodes:
- the glyA gene encoding serine hydroxymethyltransferase; the protein is MFDRAESTIAKVDPELWSAIELENRRQEEHIELIASENYTSPAVMAAQGSQLTNKYAEGYPGKRYYGGCEYVDIVEQLAIDRVKQLFGAEAANVQPNSGSQANQGVFFAMLKPGDTIMGMSLAHGGHLTHGSPVNMSGKWFNVVSYGLNEAEDIDYEAAEKLAQEHKPKLIVAGASAFALRIDFERLAKIAKSVGAYLMVDMAHYAGLIAAGVYPNPVPHADFVTTTTHKSLRGPRGGVILMKAEYEKPINSAIFPGIQGGPLMHVIAGKAVAFKEALSPEFKEYQQRVVDNARVLAETLVKRGLRIVSGRTESHVMLVDLRAKKITGKAAEAALGAAHITVNKNAIPNDPEKPFVTSGVRLGSPAMTTRGFGVKEAEQVGNLIADVLDNPEDAATIERVRAQVAELTKRFPVYR
- the nrdR gene encoding transcriptional regulator NrdR → MRCPFCRHEDTQVVDSRVSEDGAAIRRRRRCPSCDKRFTTYERVELAMPAVVKKDGSRTEFDRRKIAASMKLALRKRPVSADAIDEAVARIEYQLLGSGEREVRSERLGELVMAELRELDKVAFVRFASVYRRFEDVSEFEDVIEEFRRMAGPAAPAKPTGKR
- a CDS encoding GspH/FimT family pseudopilin — translated: MKSPRPWSRGCSGVTLIESMIVVVLLALCATVATPTFVAWRVRDQIDARAGALLGTLAYARGEAIRRQTRIIVCRIDAQRNCLAAGAACPSSGLLDWSCGWAVMAGSEGAWRPLRIQSGLDEIGVASPLTNIAFTPPAGQAIGTLRHFEVAPRASSVAPAKDGRWRRCIRIASGGRARISDGLCEAS
- a CDS encoding type IV pilus modification PilV family protein, whose product is MMKLLRAHGQARGSTLLEVALAVAIMAASGVGLIATQLSLSRHAQTAAVRAQAVFIADALAEAAVEGSSGIGAGDQWRTRASVVIPGGAVSIASAGIDASVATVTWPAKPYGSAAAPQPCAGAPASPGRECASLTFAR
- a CDS encoding PilW family protein; its protein translation is MRPRCPLTVRASRGHTLLELMIAAALGIVVVAGTVAAYRSQRAAFAYAADAARIHDAGMNALLLIGEQIQMAGFEPADSTDDVVAAPLFGCTSGRPVVAHDTVTCEPLSSRSDGIAVRYVGDGESTWLSATGQVTDCLGQAVGPPGATVVNRFYAKPGASTGEPELYCEGAGNEGTAQPLVEGVERLRLRYWLDGAAQAVDASALTSDQWAMVAAVDLCVLVRGAALGRRVRYVDCDGVSSAADDGRARRAFRRHVAIRNRPGAQP
- a CDS encoding pilus assembly PilX family protein → MRLGRKQQGIALPIVLMIVAMMLVTSSAWFESALLDARNASATADHQQAFHAADSALRLCARALMSGAMVAPLPPDESGEPSAWRQPRDFDARAVVPIEPWPGSVRSPQCMIESWKLETRPEARAFLLTARGFGASVDAQSWLQLQLVIDGTDVESHWRRVVARPF
- a CDS encoding type IV pilin protein: MSRHRGEQEATVRDSGFTLLELVVALAIAAIVAAFALPAYHGQIARGHRTDAITALYRAAQFADTAAPDANTLPAGLDQSPSSGVAVYRLSLSRGDETNGGYVIEARPTEPGPMRDDACGTFRLDATGTRTNVPPGDASAPTLGECWRDR
- a CDS encoding DUF3318 domain-containing protein, translating into MSQSHPDSTFRPKRPPAKELSTPQLRALRKELLIVRADVERAELLESYVHLREAVTHFSWLRFLVPGFGKQRGGPLGSTVGGLLKQYPMLSSLVSLILAKPLRASVVSTARPLIKWTGIAFTAWEAYRVWQQIRQQRRTSARSSGIDEE
- a CDS encoding phage holin family protein, producing the protein MTTDSQSQRAEHGPLRRIIGAVFSILETRLELIGIELAEEKDRLIGVLFLGLAATLLATLALIALTALIAIAFWDTYRWQALAGITAVYALAAIVCGVKARQGLRNAPLMFQATLNEFEKDHELFRKH
- a CDS encoding DUF883 family protein; the encoded protein is MSEVNKERLMSDIKTVLADAEDLLKQAASATGERASELRETALTRLKQAKEKAADVQVVVVEKGKKAARATDDYVHEHPWTSIGIAAGVGVLIGLLINRK